CAGCCATGAAAGCAATGCGCCCCGTAGTTCTGGTGCTCATCGCCGTCATCGCTGCCGTCATTGGATGGTTGGCCACGGTCACTACCAATCGTTTCAGCATGCCAACACCGGTGCTGCCGGTTTCGGCGCTCGTCACCATGGCTGTCATCGCGGTGCTGACGCTCATCATGGGCATCCGTGTCCTGCGTTGGCGCAACGGCAAGAAGAAGAACCTGCTCAATCCGATCTTGGCGGCAAGGACCCTGATTCTTGCCCAGGCCTGCGCTTACGCCGGGACGCTGCTCCTTGGCTGGCATGCGGGGATCACGGTGGATCTTCTCCGAATA
This genomic interval from Paenarthrobacter aurescens TC1 contains the following:
- a CDS encoding putative integral membrane protein, translating into MKAMRPVVLVLIAVIAAVIGWLATVTTNRFSMPTPVLPVSALVTMAVIAVLTLIMGIRVLRWRNGKKKNLLNPILAARTLILAQACAYAGTLLLGWHAGITVDLLRIGGLRGGEGILWNAVLMGGGGVVMVVVGLVVERFCRIPPEDLEGGTAGPETRRGETKGEGEYAYRGD